The genomic DNA TAACAATTCAAGATTTCACAACAACAGTTGATCAATCAAGTAATCATTACATCATAATAACAtaacatagagaaatatgttaaAACTGGATCATAATTACCGTAATAGCGCTTGTAAATCTGGAATATGTCAAGGGGATCTGAAGGATCCATTGGAATACGGAGATTGAATTGAAGGATGAAAGACGAGATTTTGGTTTCGGGAATTTTAAGAAGCGAAACCCTAGACCAGGGATTGGTGAGGGTTTGTTGCAGCAGACCAGGGATTAGCGCACTGGTCCTCGTAGCTGAACCTCGAGCCTTTTGTTTCCTCTTCTCTGCGGTTCCACACGCGACCAGAAAGCGCCTTCGATTGAATTTCTTCAATCGGAACGTCACCTTGATAAGTCACCTGAGAAAGAGGAAAGTGAGGATTAATTATTGAAGAAGAAGAGTAATCTTTACCTTCTTGCGTTTAAGAAATATACTGGAGAGAGAGAAAATGAGTtttagatagagagagagagagagagttgagagagaaatTGATTAGAGAGAGTAAttgattgaagaagatgataaTTATATATCTAGAGccataattttgaattttgaatttggagcCATAATATTGAATCCTCAGAGGTTTTgaagtttgaattttgaatcatcAGTGGTTGATTTTTGGAGTTGGCCAGTGGTTGAATTTTGAATCATCAGTGTTGAATTTTGAATCATCAGTGGTTGGGCAGACCTTTGAATTTTAAAGTAGGACAGTGGTTTGAATTTATGATGTCACCATGCTCTCCCTTTGGCTTTCACCTCGTTGTTGATGACATAAGAAAAGTCTTGTTGAACATGCTCTCTAGCtaacacatcagcttttcttatgtcacttggatttctccttttatagaaagtatagatagattaaatattaaataataattaataattaataattaattaatacgTATTAAAAACAAAAGTTTAGGTAACCCGTCATAGAATTCTAGAAACCTCTGTTACCGTTCATCATACATACTACTCATCATCTCTCGAACGTACTTTCACCGAAACCCCAAAACGCTACCATTTTCTCGCAATAATCTCTCAATTCTCGTATTCCTCACTCAAATTCGTTCGATCTCCACCACAGGTATCTAGGGTTTTCAAATTTCAATACACAACACTTTTTCTTCTATGTTTCTAAGTCTGTTGTTGTATGTATAACGCATTTTTACCTTCAATAATCAGTTTCAGATTCGATAATCGAGCTTTCCATTCGGTTTATATGATTATTCCTGCTCTTACGTGTGAAATTTTGGTGCTTATGACGTCATGCTGATCAATTTGAACAACTTGTTTGttgttaataaataataataatcaatCTGCTTGTTTAGTTTGGTAAACTGCAGATCTTGTTAGGTTAAGTTTTGGTAACTTGTTATGTAGCTAATGAATAATGATTATACGTAATTAATCTTATTGAGTTGAGGTGAGGTGAGGTGAATGAAAGGGCACTTGTATACATGTTGATTATGTTTGTTAACATGTGGTGGTAAGTTCTATACATGTTGGAATTGAAAGGGCACTTGTATGTATCTATTGGTTTAGATGGTGTTTGTAGGAAGATTGTAGTTACTAGTGTAGTGTAAGTGAGAATCGATTTTTGATATCCGAATGTACAAACAGAAAATACCGAAGTATACAAGCCATAGTTGTCGAAGGCCCAATGCGCACTCGAGACGCAAAGGGTGAGCCTTGGGTCTCAATGCAAGGCGTTTTTAGGCGAGGCATGTAGAACACGAATACAGTTTTTAGGGTATTAGACATGTTTTAGGCTTCTTTAGGGCTAGTTGAGGCTGATTCCAGGGTTGTTTAGGGTTGGTATAGTTGTTTTGAGACCTGATAGGATGATTTTTGGCCGAATTTTGTCGTAATTTAGCCTGAAAAATGCGCCGAGTTTTGTCCAAGTAAGAATTGGAATTTGCATTCAATCTTTGATTTCCACTTGTACAAGAGAATAAATCTTAACGTACCATAGTTATGTGAGGATATATTGCTATGGTTAGGAAATACCATTACCATAGCATTTGAGTCTTGTTACAAGATTAAAATCTTTTACCCACGCTATACAGCTTATTCCAGTTTACCCTTCTACAGAGGAAATAAACCCAAAAGAAAGATGTGAGATAAAGGGTACTTAAGGCTAGACGACAAAAATGTGAGATATTCCCATTGAGTATCTTTTTGTGAGCTTAGAATCCGGAAATTAGATGCCTTtaagtgtattttttttttgcgATATTGGATTGGTAATCATAATGCAGCGTTCTCTTGCATATTTGTGCCATTTACTTTTCTAACATAATTGACTGGGTCTGTTCTGTATTCGATCCACAGTCTATTAAAATAATTGGATTTTTTCTTAAAATGTTATTTGAATTTGTTCGGATTTTTCAGGGGAGATAGTTTGAAGAATAAGATGCAAGGTGGGAGAGGAAGAGGTAATCCTTTCTTCGGTTTCGGTGACCCGTTTGGTAGTTTCGGTGGTATACCTGATCTTTTCGGAGGAAGGGACCCATTCGATGACCCTTTCTTCACGCGCCCATTTGGTGGAATATTCTCGTCTGGCCCGTTGGGGAGTCCATTCATGGACTTAAATCCATTTGGATCAAGCTTCTTCGGTCCAAGATCAAACCCGTTCATGGTTGAACAAGCACCTAGAATTCCCGAAACCAGACCCATGTTGCCAAACAGTTCAAGGGGACCAATTATCGAAGAACTGAACTCCGATGATGAGAAAGAGCAACCCGATGCTGATGACGGTAAGAACAAGAATTCCAGAGAGCATGTTAGGTCGGAGACACAACCTTACATTGTGCATCctgatgatgactttgaaggTAAAGTGTGTTTTTACTTGTTGcctagagtaaaatgccaaaatcgtcccttTGGTTTTGGCTGATATACTTGTTACATCTGAAATAACTTTCTTTATTTGTATCTGAACACCCGACGTTTTGATTTTGTTGCTATTTCCATCCAAATCACAAAATGATAGGAATCGATATATGATAATTGTGATAGATTGAATTGAAATACAAACCGAAGTGATCCCGGGCTAAGCCCTTCTCCACAATGGAGCCCTAACCGAATAACAAACTCTCCTCCTCAATACAAACTATTCCATACTTATTTATAAGAGAGAAAGTTACAAATACCCCCTCCCTAATACTAGAAATAGCAAAGTAAACATATGATTCCTAACACAAAACCAGTTAAAATGTATCGTTACccatttaacaaaaaaaaaatttggtaaaTTGGCAAAATCGACCATGATTTAACGATACATTTTAACTGGGTTTGTGATTATTTTGAATGGAAATGACAACCAAATCAAAACATCAGGTGTCtagataaaaagaaaaaagaagttATTTTGGATGTAACAAGCAAATCAGTCCAAACCTCAGGGGACTATTTTGGCATTTCACTCTATTGCTTGTATGAGTACAGCCAGAAATTTATTCCCCGTGTTTAAATTTTGTCTTTATTGGTGATAGCACACGTTGAAAGTCGAGAACCGATACAGACACAATTCGGGAATGAGTTGAATATGATGAATAATAATACACGCTCAAATCCGCAAGCTCATAGCTTCACCTATCAAAGCTCTACCGTTACATATGGAGGTTCTAACGGAGCATATTATACTTCCTCAATGACCAAAAGGGCAGGCAGTGATGGAGTGAGTAATAAATAGTTAAATACatacttctttttttttaaaaaaaaaaaatcttcttTTGATATTGTTTTTGACTTTAGTTGCATACTATCTTGTGTGTTTCAGTTACGATTTGAGGAATATAAAGAAGCAGATTCGGTTACAGGCCAGGCAACTCATAGGCTTTTAAGGGGAATCCATGACAAGGTAATTTTGATCGTGCGTGCTTTGCTGGCTAATAAGTCTATTATGTGCATCTCACTGGATGAACGAAACTATTGGTGTTGATGGTAGGGGCATACGGTTTCGAGGAATCTGAAGTCAGATGGTCAGGTGGATACAATGCAAGTGTTGCACAACATCAATGAAGGTATTTTTATACGATACTGTTACAATGTATTTAGAAGGATATGCAACGGTGAGTGTTAATGTGCGTGTTTTTTCGGTGTGTTTCAGATGAACTTGATGGCTTTGAAGAGGTTTGGAATGGAAAAGCTAGGAAACATCTTCCTGGCTGGACTGCTGGATCTAGTACTCGTGAAGGTATGAGTTGGTATTTCTATGATAGGAATGAGCTATGAGGTGGAAGTGATGTATAGGTATTCTTAAGGGGCTATAGTGTAATATGGAGGGTAGTATAAGTAATAGAGAAATAAGGCATGTTAGGGATAGGATTGAGTTTGTTAGATCGATTAGGGCTCCTGCGATTGTGCAGTGAGAGAGGGCGTAGCCCTGGGATCACTTCGGTGATTGTTTATCTTCGATTTGTATTTCAATTCCAATCTATATTCCTATTAATCAGAATCGGATTCCTATCATTGGTCCGACCTGCCTACTCTGCTCTCCTTCATCTTCAATTTCAGATCTATCTTCCATTTTCGGCTCTGTGTTTCAATCTGCTTGCCTGCCTCTCTTCGCTGCTTCAATTCCATCAAATTCCGGTCACAATTTCACCTCTGATCCAATTTTTGGATCTGTGTCCTGCCGTTTCATTCTATCATGGAAACCCTAGTTCAAACCTATCGATTGGATGCTCAGGAACAGCAGATCAAACAACTTCAAGGTGATGTTGCTAAAATCAAAACCTCTTTGAAATTGTTAGAAGAAGAACTTGTTGAATCCAGGGAGTTTCGAAAGGTGGTTCTCAATTGGATGCACCATCAGGATTCGAGATCTAATTTCAGATCGATTTCACAATTTTCAGACACGTCTTCAGGTTCTGTTTCTCCACCTTCTTCTTTCTCAGCACAATTGGAGGCGTTCATCGCCAGATCTGAAGAACGCTTGGGGAAATCGTTACTGCATACTGGATGTGGCTCCAAATCTAGGCCAGAGAGTGTTAATTGGGCCTTATCAACTGCTGAAAACACGTTTGTTCATGACCGATTTGAAGAAGCTTCAGCCGACCGTGGCCATTTGCTAAGGAATATTCATTCGGATTCAAGTTTTTCAGGCGGTTCTGCAGATCCTTTGTTCAGATCTCCGTCTCTTCCTTCTTCTCCGTCATTATGCATTCAATTGAAGAGTATAATGTCCAGATCTGGAGAAAACTCACTTGGCGATGGCCTTTTGATGTCGCATAGAGTTAATGGACTCCTATTGGACAACCTACAAGGGATGTTGGGCTCAGAACCACTGGTGGGCCACAATGGGGAGCTGCAAACAGTTGTGGATTTGGATTATCCAGATCCGGGCCAAGGTGTGGAGCAAAAAATGGTTGTGGGCCTGATTTTTTCCGATTTGGACTTGTGTGAGAATGGAAAAGCTCCATTTGACAGGGGAAAGAATTCATTGTCTCACCGTCCTCTCATTGGAACGCGATTGACGTTTTCGGCTACATCGCATTTATGGGTCGTACATGGGCAGCCTCGGCCACCGGACGTTTGCAGTCGATCCCAGTCTTGAGGACAAAACTGTTTTGAAGGGGGGAGtaatgataggaatgagctatGAGGTGGAAGTGATGTATAGGTATTCTTAAGGGGCTATAGTGTAATATGGAGGGTAGTATAAGTAATAGAGAAATAAGGCATGTTAGGGATAGGATTGAGTTTGTTAGATCGATTAGGGCTCCTGCGATTGTGCAGTGAGAGAGGGCGTAGCCCTGGGATCACTTCGGTGATTGTTTATCTTCGATTTGTATTTCAATTCCAATCTATATTCCTATTAATCAGAATCGGATTCCTATCATTCTATCTAAAAACTAAAAAAGGATGTTTCCGTGCAAACTTTACTTTTTTGATTTTGGACCGTTCATCACGCTATTTTAATCATTTAATGGTTGAGATTGTGGCGGTGACAAGATTGTAATTAATAGGGAAGTAAAAAAGGTTGAAAAGCTCAAAACCTAACGTTACTTTTTAAGAACTTCTATAATAAAATCAAGAAATTTTTTAATTTACTTTAGTATAGTGTTGCTATTATTCAAAAAGAGACTTTTTTTAAAGCGTTGATACACCGTTAATTATAATGGTGCGTCTAAACTAGTTATAAAGGTGCGTCTAAATGGTCCGATCACAAAGGTACCCCCAAACCATTACAACAGTTTGTAAAAAGCATTACAAATGGTAAATAAAAATTTGATTACAATAGTGCGTAAGCCATTACAATGAAGCAGCACTTGTAATTATAGACGCATATATCTCTCGCCTAAATACGAGTGTCGCTCCAATTTGATTCGCCTAATTGTTATTGTTGGGTTCGCAGGCCTTGTGGGCCCTACTTGGGCTTAACTTGGAGAACAAGTTTGCTAAACCCTAGTTACCCTAGGTCAATTTAGACTGAACCACGTAAATTGTCGTGTTCGTTTATTGCTTTTGCATGTCGTGTTCGTATTCGTGTGTGCGCTCGATCCTAACAATTATATCCTCTAATTGGTGTTTTAGGGTTAGGTGAGCCAAGAAGGGCACTGCCATCAACGGAGGAGTTAAGGAACCATGGAAGTTCCTCTGGCTCACATGTGGGTGTGAGAAGGAGATCGGATGGTGCGGAACATGGTCAATCATCAAAGATAAGGAGAGTCTAGGTCAATGGGTTCTTGTAGGGTAAGTTGCAGTCGCGCTTCAAGGTGATATATTCGTGCAGCACGAATATGGATTATCATATGGGCTTATATTATAACTACATGATTATTGCTAACATGAATGAAGAATAAAGACCCTTTTGACTGTTACTCTGTTGGGTTGTAAGACTGTTTATGGTCCAAGAGTTGTATACAATTGTTTATTGCTAAATTTGTTCCCTTCGTCTTGTAAGTTACAACATACATCTGATTAGTTGATAACCGACAAAACTGACCTAACATAACCGTCTTCGGTTCAGTTAAGCATGCTATGACCGGACCAATGTGACCAAACTGAACTTAAAATGCTAATTGAACTTGTAGACTGCTGTCGTATTCTGTGTATGAGTTGTATATGCGGTCTACGATCATTGTTTGCCATTGTATGTAGCGTGTATGAGTTGGGGGAGCAAGTACGTATCCGTAGATCAAATCGAATAGCCGCATATACCTAACTGAAATTGATTGATTTTCAAAGACCCTAATCCGAAAATGTATTAAATGTGGCAATATTGAGCCATTTATAGGTACATCTAGGTTATATTTTTCAATAATGGGATAGGTTATCTTGGTCAAACCTCCATTATCTattaacagaaaaaaaaaaaaaaaaaaaaaaaaaccattattGGCCCACCCAACAAAATATCCAATTTACTTGCACATATCTAAAAAATTAATCAACATTTTACAAACAGAAACAAATCATTTACATGAGAATCATGGGATGATGCTTATTGGTGATGTACAAAGTTAACAAACCAACAGGAAGCTGCTgataataaataacaaaaaaattcaCCAACAAATGCAATAAACTTATGACCATGATCTCAGAAAATCCTTCAAGAGGGCTGCCACCTTTCGGCTGATCGTCTGGATTGGGGGAATCATCACTTTCAGGAACAAGTGGCGGCTGACTGTCATTGCTAGAAGGGGCACCGCGGTTCGACTTTGATCTGTCCCCATTTGGAGCATCGTCGGTATCTTCTCTATCATCTTTTGGTTCACCCGAGccgccaccaccactgccaccatcaTCATCGCTAGCCTTTGGAGTTCCGGGAACCAGGTCTTCTCGAGCTTCTACACCAACCCGTCTCAGGTGCAGCTGTCGTCATGTTAATCACAACTTTTTAGAAACTTTGTGTTATATTACGACATCCCATTGgcacaaataataataataatacgtGTTTACCTTGAGATGAAGATTAATTTCATCTGGGCGTGAAAGAAACGGAAAATCACCACCACTTTTGATGTCGGCTCTTCGTGCACCAGGAAACCTTTCGCTTACTTCATCTTTCAGTTGTTGTGGGATTGCGCATTTGTCGTTTGTCTTTacgaacaaaaaaaaacatagtgCATTTGTAAATGATAACTTGTTTTTGTTCGTAAAATGATATGTTATAAGTTATGGAAGCATACATCGATTATAGTGATCAAAGAATCTGAAAGCATGAGCGGTCCAATCGATGCATCATCGTTTGTTAACGTCAACCTTGAAGCCAAATCCTCCCTTGAGAGGGTCTCAACCTGCATGTTTTGCAACTTTTCAACTTATGTATATAACAGGTTACGCTATAAGATTTAAAAGATTGTAAATTAAAATGATCACCTGTGCAACAACAAAGTCCACAGAATCGGCAATAAATGGTTCATGTGGACCGCTCATGATTCCTGTTAATACGTATCGTTTCAGCAGAAAAGAAGGGGTCCAACTAACACTGCAACAAGATGAAAACTATTTGGTATTTCTTTAAGCTTTAAattaaacatttgttttagagGTAGCACAACCGGAAAGTCAAGTGAGCGTGAACGGATCAAACGGGCCAGGTCAAGTTGGGCTGAACCCACAAAATTTCTATCATTCATTTTCTTTACTTGTATAATTAATTATGTTCGTTAAACATGATTACAAATACAATATTTGTACACTACTAACATAGATTTTTGTGTATTTGGATACACTTTTGATGACTTTTGACCATGTTTGACCTAGGGGTGCTAAAtgggtcgtgttcgcgggttcaacccgaacctgaacccgaaaattttacatGAACCGGAAAACCGTGGCATACATATGGACCCGAATGTTcgcgggttgacccgaacacgacctgttcaacccgaatttttatattttttattttttctgcAAATTGATACATTAAAAAAAATACgacaaaaaacacaaatgtatataatataattacatttaaattatacaatcttatgtcaatttctctttttaagttataactatggcataaaatacacacccaatttaatttacagcataaaacatattgtaaaaaaatataatataataaagatATATAATAAAGATGGGTTAAACAGATCAACCCACCAACCCGACTGGGTTGACGGTTGACCCGAAccatttagctaaacgggttcgcgggttcaatCTGAAACTGACCCggcccgtttagactaaacccaaacccacgAATTTTGTGTTAGGTTCATATCGTGTCAGAAACTTTGACACATACTATTTTAGTTAAATATTTTAGCTTAGCCCATTTGACTCGTTAGAGATAAACCGTAATCCAAACCAACCCATTCATAGATAGAAACATGCTAATAGTTCGAGTTTAATAAATTATAGTATACGCGGTACATACACAGGAGCCCAAGGCATGGCAGCCGCAAAATATTTGGTTTCCAAAAACGTATTCGAGAGTACCAATGACTTTACGCGCCGTGGTCTATGCTGCGCAAAAAGAAGTGCTAAAAATCCCCCTAGGGATGTGCCATAAAGATGTACCTGTTACCAAAAAAAACTTCTAAAATAATATGCATGCTAAAACGGTAGGAAAATAATATTAATAGTAGCAGCAACAAAGCCAATAGTATACTCGTGTTGTTAATCTACATGTTTAACATATATAGTGACGGGAAATCTTACACGGTGGACATCTATAAAATCCAAAAACTTCTCAAATGCTTGAAGCCACTCATAGTTGTTCCATACGTGAGGAATATCAATAGAAATTACTCGATAACCCTGACAAAGAAAAAAATGGTATTACAGATTTGTTTCGAATCATCATGTATCCTTAAAATTCATTTTATGTTAAATAATTCTAAATGGAaaccatagttgtcaatagcggtcgctatagcgaatagcgtatAGGTCGAAGGTCGCTTTAGAGTATGTAGCCATAAATAGCGGgatttcatttttcatttttaaatataaatagcgattaaataTAGCTTTAAAATAGCTATAtcttaggtttttgttaaatatacatgtaaaatttCACATATACGAGGGTATtctgatataatatacatatgaaaattattaaaaaaacaattcTAGCGTATCGCTCATAGTCACAGGAAACGCTAAAAGACCCTTGTATCGCGTACTAGATCGGTCGTACTGAATCGCGGTACAGAGTCGTCCCATCGCCTCCGGTACGCGTACCAGATCGCTAATTTGGACCGTTCCCGATTGTGTACATGTTCCAATCGGTGAATACACATTTTTAATTAACCCGAAACGCGTTTCCGTTTGTAGTGGCCGGCGTTCCGGTACAGCCAGATTCATGTACCGGAATTTGAAAACCCATTAACTTTTTCCCGCTTTTTATATATTAGAGGTAACTGAACAGTTTTTTTCCCGCTTTTATATATTAGATTGAGTTTTATGAAATTTATGTTTTGATTATGAATTTTCTTTTATGAAGTTTCTGTTTtgaattttgattatgtttttgaaaatttaatGAAAGATCTATTTTATACTTTTTTATATATATGATACGTGTACCAAACTACGGTGGTACGCCGTACCACGTACCGAATTAGTGTTCCCAAATGAACCTACCCCCCAACGTACCGATTTTTAGAAAGGCCCGAATTGCGTACTGGTTTTCGTACCGCGTTCCATGTGACTAtggtatcgctatttataaaatagcgcctgctatttatcgctattcgctatgtagcatataggtaccttatcgctatttgttGCTATTCACCATCAACAACTATGATGGAAAGGTAATCACGGGGGCCTCACCTT from Helianthus annuus cultivar XRQ/B chromosome 7, HanXRQr2.0-SUNRISE, whole genome shotgun sequence includes the following:
- the LOC110867805 gene encoding uncharacterized protein LOC110867805; the encoded protein is MQGGRGRGNPFFGFGDPFGSFGGIPDLFGGRDPFDDPFFTRPFGGIFSSGPLGSPFMDLNPFGSSFFGPRSNPFMVEQAPRIPETRPMLPNSSRGPIIEELNSDDEKEQPDADDGKNKNSREHVRSETQPYIVHPDDDFEAHVESREPIQTQFGNELNMMNNNTRSNPQAHSFTYQSSTVTYGGSNGAYYTSSMTKRAGSDGLRFEEYKEADSVTGQATHRLLRGIHDKGHTVSRNLKSDGQVDTMQVLHNINEDELDGFEEVWNGKARKHLPGWTAGSSTREGLGEPRRALPSTEELRNHGSSSGSHVGVRRRSDGAEHGQSSKIRRV
- the LOC110867804 gene encoding maspardin gives rise to the protein MKGGVSAPGDYIYFKSQVPLHKIPIGTKQWRYYDFGPKVVPPLICIPGTAGTADVYYKQIMALSMKGYRVISIDIPHVWNNYEWLQAFEKFLDFIDVHRVHLYGTSLGGFLALLFAQHRPRRVKSLVLSNTFLETKYFAAAMPWAPVVSWTPSFLLKRYVLTGIMSGPHEPFIADSVDFVVAQVETLSREDLASRLTLTNDDASIGPLMLSDSLITIIDTNDKCAIPQQLKDEVSERFPGARRADIKSGGDFPFLSRPDEINLHLKLHLRRVGVEAREDLVPGTPKASDDDGGSGGGGSGEPKDDREDTDDAPNGDRSKSNRGAPSSNDSQPPLVPESDDSPNPDDQPKGGSPLEGFSEIMVISLLHLLVNFFVIYYQQLPVGLLTLYITNKHHPMILM